Proteins from a genomic interval of Nerophis lumbriciformis linkage group LG01, RoL_Nlum_v2.1, whole genome shotgun sequence:
- the LOC140679189 gene encoding uncharacterized protein: MVQEEPQPFHIEEEDEMPQTLQIKKEEEDQPTPPLKVEEEFPLNLHFKEEEEYSLTPYFKVNKEDPLTSHFKEEEGEHSISQEGEHLEGLEEVDVTKMPLTGVIVKSEDDEVESESEEKREAQPPSSSSTKHMTTEADGDHCGGSQADKILAPLSDSDDTTSHSPDTDDEDSKDDKTCHTDNTHFTCSHCDKTFKHHWDLKVHMRIHTGEKPFSCSKCGKGFVQSGNLKVHMRTHTGEKRFSCSECGKEFVLRYNLKVHMRTHTGEKPLMCSICGQRFTDKARLIRHTRIHTCETPFICSECGKGFMQSLYLKAHMRIHTGEKPLSCSVCHKGFIQCGELKRHMRTHTGEKPYICSVCCKSFLQHNGLKRHMRTHTGEKPYICSVCCKSFIQSQHLKEHMRTHTGEKVLSCSVCGERFSSKYQCKKHKCAGENSSSK, from the coding sequence atggTGCAGGAGGAGCCACAGCCTTTCCATATTGAAGAGGAAGACGAGATGCCACAGACCCTGcaaattaaaaaggaagaggaagaccAACCGACCCCCCCTTTGAAGGTGGAAGAGGAGTTCCCATTGAACctccattttaaagaggaagaggagtacTCACTGACACCCTATTTTAAAGTGAACAAGGAGGACCCACTCACCTctcattttaaagaggaagaaggggaacacagcatcagtcaggagggagagcatcttgaaggactggaggaggttgatgtcaccaagatgccatTGACTGGTgtgattgtgaagagtgaagatgatgaggtcgaaagtgaaagtgaggagaagagagaggcgcagcctccaagcagcagctcaactaaacacatgacaacagaagctgatggagaccactgtggaggatcacaagcagacaagatcttagctccactatcagatagtgacgacacaacgtctcactctcctgacactgatgatgaagactctaaagatgataagacatgtcacactgacaacacacactttacatgttctcactgtgacaaaacctttaaaCACCATTGGGatctgaaagtacacatgagaatacacactggagaaaaaccgttttcctgctcaaaatgtggtaaaggttttgtacaaagtggtaatctgaaagtacacatgagaacacacactggggaaaaacgtttttcctgctcagaatgtggtaaagagTTTGTACTAAGAtacaatttgaaagtacacatgagaacacacactggagaaaaaccattaATGTGCTCAATTTGTGGTCAAAGATTCACCGACAAGGCACGTTTGATAAGACACACAAGAATACACACTTGTGAAacaccttttatctgttcagaaTGTGGCAAAGGTTTTATGCAAAGTCTCTATttgaaagcacacatgagaatacacactggagaaaaacctttgtcATGTTCAGTCTGTCATAAAGGTTTTATACAATGTGGTgagttgaaaagacacatgagaacacacactggtgaaaaaccttatatatgttcagtatgttgtaaaagttttttacaacataatggtttgaaaagacacatgagaacacacactggtgaaaaaccatatatatgttcagtatgttgtaaaagttTTATACAAAGTCAGCATttgaaagaacacatgagaacacacaccggagagaaagtgttgagttgcagtgtgtgtggtgaaagattctcttctaagtaccagtgtaagaaacacaagtgtgctggtgagaacagcagcagcaaatga
- the LOC133570485 gene encoding uncharacterized protein produces the protein MVKEEPQTSHIKEEEDAQQTLHTKKEEEYPLTPRFKEEEYLMTPHFKEEEGYPMTPHFKEEEEYPNTPYIKVEEEEHSISQEGEHLEHLEEFPVIGVIVKSEDDEVKGESEEKREAEPPSSSSTQHMTTEADGDHCGGSQADKILAPLSDSDDTSHSPDTDDEDSKDDKTCHTDNTRFKCSHCDKNFKYRGNLEVHMRIHTGEKPFSCSICSKYFTQKPHLKVHMRIHTGEKPFPCSECGKCFVQNGDLKVHKRIHTREKPFSCSECGKDFVLRHNLNLHMRTHTGEKPFVCSICSKGFIHKAHLTRHTRIHTGEKPFICSVCGKGFTHSHSLKRHSTTHTG, from the coding sequence ATGGTGAAGGAGGAGCCACAGACCTCCCACATTAAGGAGGAAGAAGATGCGCAACAGACCCTGCACACTAAGAAGGAAGAGGAGTACCCACTTACCCCCCGTTTTAAAGAGGAAGAGTACCTAATGACcccccattttaaagaggaagaggggtACCCAATGACcccccattttaaagaggaagaggagtacCCAAATACCCCCTATATTAAagtggaagaggaggaacacagcatcagtcaggaagGAGAGCATCTTGAACATttggaggagttcccagtgattggtgtgattgtgaagagtgaagatgatgaggtcaaaggtgaaagtgaggagaagagagaggcggagcctccaagcagcagctcaactcaacacatgacaacagaagctgatggagaccactgtggaggatcacaagcagacaagatcttggctccactatcagatagtgacgacacgtctcactctcctgacactgatgatgaagactctaaagatgataagacatgtcacactgacaacacacgctttaaatgttctcactgtgacaaaaatTTTAAATACCGTGGTAATCTggaagtacacatgagaatacacactggagaaaaacctttttcctgttcaatctgcagtAAATATTTTACTCAAAAGCcgcatttgaaagtacacatgagaatacacactggagaaaaaccttttccaTGTTCAGAATGTGGTAAATGTTTTGTACAAAATGGTGATCTTAAAGTACACAAGAGAATACACActagagaaaaacctttttcctgctcagaatgtggtaaagatTTTGTACTAAGACACAATTTGaacttacacatgagaacacacactggagaaaaaccattcgtgtgctcaatTTGTAGTAAAGGATTCATCCACAAGGCACATCTGACAAGACACacaagaatacacactggtgaaaaaccttttatctgttcagtaTGTGGTAAAGGTTTCACACATAGTCACAGTTTGaaaagacactcaacaacacacacTGGATGA
- the LOC133570516 gene encoding uncharacterized protein, producing the protein MQTTPHYTDICEEYFPKQQEWTSRMEQDEPQTPYIKEEEKELQYPHIKGEEEEPNQPHTKKEEEPHTSYIKEEKESEPSLILQRKRSHSAAHIKEEEEEHSISQEGEHLEWLEEFPVIGVIVKSEDDEIKGESEEKREAEPPSSSSIQHMTTEADGDHCGGSQADKLLAPLSDSDDITSHSPDTNDEDSEDDKTCHTDNTHFTCSHCDKTFKHHCRLVRHMRIHTGEKPFSCSVCGKGLAHKSVLKEHMRIHTGEKPFSCSICGKYFIRSYYLKAHMTTHTGEKPFSCSVCSKGFSHKSVLKEHMKIHTGEKPFSCSICGKDFPRSYRLKVHMTTHTGEKPLSCSVCGKGFVHKSALDGHMRTHTGEKPFSCSICSKGFAERHRLKTHMTTHTGEKPFPCSVCNKGFVDKSVLKVHMRTHTGEKPFSCAICSEDFSERHQLKSHMRIHAGDESFSCSVCGESFTHAGGLKIHMRRHTKDKCFFCSLCGKGFARSGGLKMHMRMHTGEKPFTCLICRKGFVQSQYLKEHMRTHW; encoded by the exons ATGCAGACAACCCCGCACTATACAG ACATCTGTGAAGAATATTTTCCCAAGCAGCAAGAGTGGACCTCAAGGATGGAGCAGGATGAGCCCCAGACCCCCTATATTAAAGAGGAAGAGAAGGAGCTACAGTACCCTCACATTAAAGGGGAAGAGGAGGAGCCAAACCAACCCCATACTAaaaaggaggaggagccacatacCTCTTATATTAAGGAAGAAAAGGAGTCGGAGCCCTCCCTTATTTTGCAGAGAAAGAGGAGTCATAGTGCtgcccacattaaagaggaagaggaggaacacagcatcagtcaggagggagaacATCTTGAATggttggaggagttcccagtgattggtgtgattgtgaagagtgaagatgatgagatcaaaggtgaaagtgaggagaagagagaggcggagcctccaagcagcagctcaattcaacacatgacaacagaagctgatggagaccactgtggaggatcacaagcagacaagctcttagctccactatcagatagtgacgacaTAACGTCTCACTCTCCTGACACTAATGATGAAGACTctgaagatgataagacatgtcacactgacaacacacactttacctgttctcactgtgacaaaacttttaaacACCATTGTCGTTTGGtaagacacatgagaatacacactggagagaaacctttttcctgctcagtgtGTGGTAAAGGTTTGGCACATAAAAGTGTGCTGAAAGAAcatatgagaatacacactggagaaaaacctttttcttgttcaatttgTGGAAAATATTTTATAAGAAGCTACTATTTGAAAgcacacatgacaacacacactggagaaaaacctttttcctgctcagtatGTAGTAAAGGTTTTTCACATAAAAGTGTGCTGAAAGAACATATGAAAATACataccggagaaaaacctttttcttgttcaatctgcggtaaagattttccTCGCAGCTAccgtttgaaagtacacatgacaacacacactggagaaaaacccctTTCCTGCTCagtatgtggtaaaggttttgtacataAAAGTGCGCTGgatggacacatgagaacacacactggagaaaaacctttttcttgttcaatctgcaGTAAAGGCTTTGCTGAAAGGCATCGTTTAAAAacacacatgacaacacacactggagaaaaaccttttcccTGCTCAGTATGTAATAAAGGTTTTGTAGACAAAAGTGTgctaaaagtacacatgagaacacacactggagaaaaacctttttcttgtgcaATCTGCAGTGAAGATTTCAGTGAAAGACACCAGTTGAaatcacacatgagaatacacgccGGAGATGAATCTTTTTCCTGCTCAGTATGTGGCGAAAGTTTTACACATGCCGGCGGAttaaaaatacacatgagaagGCACACTAAAGACAAGTGTTTTTTTTGCTCGttatgtggtaaaggttttgcacgAAGTGGCGGATTGAAAATGCACATGAGaatgcacactggagaaaaaccgttTACCTGTTTAATCTGTCGGAAAGGTTTTGTTCAAAGTCAATATttgaaagaacacatgagaacacattgGTGA